From the Salvelinus fontinalis isolate EN_2023a chromosome 35, ASM2944872v1, whole genome shotgun sequence genome, one window contains:
- the LOC129834255 gene encoding gamma-butyrobetaine dioxygenase-like, with product MWTTTIARCTLPTMLKRSSVLACHALRAGGRPGWAAAISSSPSLHLTWRQLRGHGTQAPAPLPSTALGESPGVRQVRALEQERLLEVEWEGSGQSLYPYTWLRDNCQCPLCTLQSAQARSLLLSQLDIHTGVDRVQVTDNNKVSIVWPDQHTSEFDPEWLRKRCFSPAARQALQEELFLNERVYWDSELRIPTANFEEVLHDDKAALAWLLALRRVGIVYLKGAPVEQGQVARLSQRIGYLRLTFYGHTWQVQDKSQANNVAYTSGKLSLHTDYPALHYPPGVQFLHCLSQAGEGGESEAVDGFHMADQLRREDPEAFRTLTSLRVDFTDTGSDYCDFMVQSKNHIIDVDSDGRVVRINYNNATRDSVLDLPLHQVQAFYSSLKAYVQLMTRPENMLTYKMEPGDLVTFDNWRLLHGRKSFQSHPDRVRHLEGAYLDWDEVMSRLRILCKSVHGES from the exons ATGTGGACGACCACTATAGCACGATGTACCCTGCCGACCATGCTCAAGCGAAGCTCCGTCTTGGCCTGCCATGCCTTGAGGGCTGGGGGTAGGCCTGGATGGGCAGCcgccatctcctcatctccttctcttcACCTGACCTGGAGGCAGCTCCGTGGGCACGGGACCCAAGCACCCGCCCCGCTCCCTTCCACCGCCCTGGGGGAAAGCCCTGGGGTGAGGCAGGTCCGGGCCCTGGAGCAGGAAAGGCTACTGGAGGTTGAGTGGGAGGGCAGCGGACAGAGCCTGTACCCGTACACATGGCTTAGGGACAACTGTCAATGCCCACTGTGTACCCTGCAGTCGGCCCAGGCCCGCAGCCTGCTGCTCTCCCAGCTGGACATCCACACTGGGGTCGACCGGGTCCAAGTCACTGACAACAACAAG GTGTCCATAGTGTGGCCGGACCAGCACACCAGCGAGTTTGACCCAGAATGGCTAAGGAAACGGTGCTTCTCTCCTGCTGCCAGACAAGCCCTACAAGAGGAGCTCTTCCTAAACG AGCGTGTGTACTGGGACTCAGAGCTGCGGATCCCCACGGCCAACTTCGAGGAGGTCCTCCACGACGACAAGGCCGCCCTGGCCTGGCTGCTGGCTCTACGTCGCGTGGGCATCGTCTACCTGAAGGGGGCGCCGGTGGAGCAGGGTCAGGTGGCCCGCCTCAGCCAGAGGATTGGATACCTCCGACTGACATTCTATGG GCACACATGGCAGGTGCAGGACAAATCCCAGGCTAACAACGTGGCCTACACCTCTGGCAAACTCAGTCTCCACACTGACTATCCAGCACTGCACTACCCACCTGGA GTGCAGTTCCTGCATTGCCTGAGCCAGGCTGGCGAGGGCGGGGAGAGTGAAGCGGTGGACGGCTTCCACATGGCAGATCAACTGAGGAGAGAAGACCCCGAGGCCTTCAGGACCCTCACTTCCCTGCGGGTGGACTTCACCGACACAGGGTCCGACTACTGCGACTTCATGGTGCAGTCCAAGAACCACATCATAGA TGTTGACAGTGATGGGCGGGTGGTCCGGATCAACTACAACAATGCCACCAGGGACTCTGTGCTGGACCTCCCCCTGCACCAGGTCCAGGCCTTCTACAGCTCCCTCAAGGCCTACGTCCAGCTGATGACGCGACCAGAAAACATGCTCACCTACAAGATGGAGCCTG GCGACCTGGTCACCTTTGACAACTGGCGCCTGCTCCATGGGCGGAAGAGCTTTCAGAGCCACCCAGACCGGGTGAGGCACCTGGAGGGAGCCTACCTGGACTGGGACGAAGTCATGTCTCGCCTGCGGATACTCTGCAAGTCTGTCCACGGAGAGAGCTAG